In a genomic window of Dissulfuribacter thermophilus:
- the lepB gene encoding signal peptidase I → MLSKKMEAEKFQRSWQAVLWEYAQAILIALILALFIRTFFVQAFKIPSGSMIKTLLIGDHILVNKMAYGVRNPITRNSWIEFSKPKRGDVIVFIYPVDRSKDFIKRVIGVAGDTIEIRDKKVYVNGTLFPDPPGVQHTDPRILPASVQPRDNFGPVVVPAGHLFVMGDNRDQSYDSRFWGFVPVKDVKGKAFIIYWSWDSQHFRPRLNRIGHLIK, encoded by the coding sequence ATGTTGTCAAAGAAGATGGAAGCAGAAAAATTTCAACGATCATGGCAGGCAGTCTTATGGGAATATGCCCAGGCAATACTAATTGCCCTTATTCTCGCACTGTTTATCAGGACATTTTTTGTTCAGGCATTCAAGATACCCTCAGGCTCCATGATAAAAACTCTGCTTATTGGTGACCATATACTGGTTAACAAAATGGCATATGGGGTCCGAAATCCCATCACCAGAAATTCCTGGATCGAATTTTCCAAACCCAAAAGGGGTGATGTAATCGTTTTCATTTATCCAGTTGACCGTTCTAAGGACTTCATAAAAAGGGTGATAGGAGTTGCTGGTGACACGATTGAAATCAGAGACAAAAAGGTCTATGTGAACGGAACACTCTTCCCTGATCCACCCGGAGTACAACATACTGATCCCAGGATTCTCCCAGCATCAGTACAACCGAGAGACAATTTTGGGCCAGTGGTCGTACCTGCAGGTCATCTCTTCGTCATGGGAGACAATAGAGACCAAAGTTATGACAGCAGATTTTGGGGCTTTGTCCCGGTTAAAGATGTGAAGGGAAAAGCCTTTATAATATACTGGTCATGGGATTCACAACATTTTAGGCCTAGACTTAATAGAATTGGCCATCTAATTAAATAA
- a CDS encoding FtsB family cell division protein → MHHSSIRTPRGSRAKRKKTQGLNLREKLLMCFVFFLFVWVTIGPFGLWRLHRLKTERDNLIAQQVQFAKHNQLLQEKIKILKEDKKAQEELVRSELGWVRDNELLYLFHNEK, encoded by the coding sequence ATGCACCATTCCTCAATAAGGACACCTAGAGGCTCTAGAGCCAAGAGAAAAAAGACACAAGGACTTAATCTTAGAGAAAAGCTCTTAATGTGTTTTGTGTTTTTTTTATTCGTATGGGTAACAATTGGGCCATTTGGACTATGGAGACTGCATAGGCTCAAGACAGAACGTGACAATTTAATTGCCCAACAGGTCCAATTTGCCAAACACAACCAGTTGTTGCAGGAAAAAATTAAAATATTAAAAGAAGATAAAAAGGCCCAGGAAGAACTAGTAAGAAGCGAGCTCGGTTGGGTTAGAGACAACGAATTACTTTATTTATTCCATAACGAGAAATAA
- a CDS encoding DUF1178 family protein, translating into MIAYDLACENDHIFEAWFKDSASFEDQKEKGLIVCPICGSSNIRKHPSSFAILKGSQRNSEGNKQTDIALEILKKVQDYVINNTEDVGIKFTETALKMHYGLMEPKNIRGIATEEQEKILKDEGIDFFKIPVPKKRAQGT; encoded by the coding sequence ATGATTGCATACGACCTAGCATGTGAAAACGACCATATTTTTGAGGCATGGTTTAAGGATTCTGCATCCTTCGAAGATCAGAAGGAAAAAGGGTTAATTGTATGCCCAATCTGCGGAAGTTCCAATATTCGAAAACATCCCTCTTCGTTTGCAATCCTCAAAGGCAGCCAGAGGAATTCAGAAGGGAATAAACAGACTGATATCGCACTTGAGATACTGAAAAAAGTTCAAGACTATGTAATAAATAATACTGAAGATGTAGGCATCAAGTTTACTGAGACCGCCTTAAAGATGCATTATGGTCTCATGGAGCCCAAAAATATAAGAGGTATCGCAACAGAAGAACAGGAAAAAATATTGAAGGATGAAGGGATCGATTTTTTTAAGATCCCCGTCCCTAAAAAAAGGGCACAAGGTACATAA
- a CDS encoding FKBP-type peptidyl-prolyl cis-trans isomerase, giving the protein MEERIEIKIEKGHWVVMDYVVKLKTGKVIDSSEKAGGPVAFVCGEGDFPEPVENGIIGLAPGDTSLIPVPPQYTYGLYDPKKVCLVATERITEPVEIGKVVKAPDEFGIKRPAVVRAVWDGAIMLDFNHPLAGQVLHFEVYIKEVRSSQPEIKQIPAQEVPENGAHTTTELGGMS; this is encoded by the coding sequence ATGGAAGAACGTATAGAGATAAAGATTGAAAAAGGCCATTGGGTAGTAATGGATTATGTAGTCAAATTAAAAACTGGTAAAGTAATCGATTCATCTGAAAAGGCTGGAGGACCTGTGGCATTCGTATGTGGAGAGGGCGATTTTCCAGAACCAGTAGAAAATGGAATTATTGGATTAGCTCCAGGCGATACCAGTTTAATACCTGTCCCCCCTCAATACACATACGGTCTCTATGACCCTAAAAAGGTCTGTTTAGTAGCCACTGAAAGGATTACAGAACCAGTAGAAATAGGAAAAGTAGTTAAGGCTCCTGATGAATTCGGAATTAAGCGCCCAGCTGTTGTCCGTGCAGTGTGGGATGGTGCCATAATGCTCGACTTTAACCATCCTCTAGCAGGACAAGTCCTCCATTTTGAGGTCTATATTAAGGAAGTCAGATCTTCTCAACCTGAGATTAAACAGATACCAGCCCAAGAAGTACCAGAAAATGGAGCACATACAACTACTGAGTTAGGTGGAATGTCGTGA
- the mqnE gene encoding aminofutalosine synthase MqnE: MEALIEKEGLSQIYEKVIQGKRLSREDGIRLFKTQNLPVIAFLANIIRERLNGDKTFYIYNQHINYSNVCKNLCKFCAFGKEKSSPHAFEMTLDDIEDEVKKRLNEPIREIHIVGGCHPDLPYEFYLEMLKRIKKIRPECHIQAFTCVEIAHIAQIADKSIEDTLKDLVDSGLGSIPGGGAEVFSPRIRERLCPEKLSGQGWLEVAKAAHRMGIKSNATMLYGHIESIEERLDHLIALREAQDETGGFLCFIPLAFHPKNTELESISPTGGVDDLKTIAISRLMLDNFPHIKAYWIMLGTKVAQIALSFGADDLDGTVLEEKITHMAGAETEKALSRDEIERIIKAAGRIPIERDTLYNEIPT; this comes from the coding sequence ATGGAGGCTCTCATTGAAAAAGAAGGCCTTTCTCAAATTTACGAAAAGGTCATTCAAGGCAAACGTCTTAGCAGAGAAGATGGAATTAGACTCTTCAAAACACAGAATCTTCCTGTAATTGCTTTCCTTGCCAATATTATAAGAGAAAGGCTAAATGGAGACAAAACCTTTTATATCTATAATCAGCACATAAACTATTCGAATGTTTGTAAAAATCTCTGTAAATTTTGTGCCTTTGGTAAAGAAAAAAGTTCTCCTCATGCCTTTGAAATGACCCTGGATGACATTGAAGATGAAGTAAAAAAGAGATTAAACGAACCAATTAGAGAGATTCACATTGTAGGAGGATGTCATCCAGACCTTCCATACGAATTTTATCTGGAAATGTTGAAAAGGATAAAAAAAATCAGGCCAGAGTGTCACATCCAGGCCTTTACATGTGTCGAAATCGCGCATATTGCACAAATCGCAGATAAATCCATAGAGGACACTCTGAAAGATTTAGTGGATTCAGGCCTAGGCTCCATTCCAGGTGGTGGTGCTGAAGTCTTTAGCCCTAGGATTAGAGAACGGCTTTGCCCAGAAAAATTGAGTGGTCAAGGGTGGCTGGAGGTGGCAAAGGCAGCTCATAGAATGGGCATTAAATCTAATGCAACCATGCTTTATGGTCACATAGAATCCATTGAAGAACGTCTGGATCACCTAATAGCATTGAGGGAAGCTCAGGATGAAACTGGAGGTTTTTTATGCTTCATTCCTCTTGCATTTCATCCCAAAAATACTGAGTTAGAATCCATATCGCCTACAGGTGGAGTAGATGATCTAAAAACCATTGCCATTAGTCGTCTAATGCTCGACAACTTCCCTCACATTAAGGCCTACTGGATAATGCTAGGGACCAAGGTAGCCCAGATAGCTCTTTCCTTTGGTGCTGATGACCTGGATGGGACAGTACTTGAAGAGAAGATCACCCACATGGCAGGGGCAGAGACGGAAAAGGCCTTGTCCAGAGATGAAATTGAGAGGATTATAAAAGCGGCAGGTAGGATTCCTATTGAAAGAGACACGTTGTACAATGAGATTCCAACTTAA
- the mqnC gene encoding cyclic dehypoxanthinyl futalosine synthase, with protein sequence MKHIYKKLIQGKRITEQEALTLLNSAPLTDLGAISYDIRYRINPEPIVTYVIDRNINYTNICLSGCKFCAYFRAPGDPEGYILSDEELKKKIEETLALGGTQILLQGGLHPELSIEYYERLFSFIKENFSIHIHALSPPEVIHISKLSGLSIEDVLRRLKASGLDSIPGGGAEILVDSVRAIISPNKASSHEWLLVMEKAHELGMRTTATMMFGHVETKAQRIEHLSKLRALQDRTQGFTAFIPWPFQPRNTALSVPPSTGDDYLRTLAVSRIFLDNFQNIQASWVTQGPKVAQIALFFGANDFGSTMIEENVVAATGVSHRLSEREIRRLINEAGFTPKQRLMDYTLVKKDLLE encoded by the coding sequence ATGAAACATATATACAAAAAGCTTATCCAGGGAAAAAGAATCACAGAACAAGAGGCATTGACTCTACTTAATTCAGCGCCATTGACTGATCTGGGTGCCATTTCATATGATATCAGATACAGGATCAATCCAGAGCCAATAGTAACCTATGTCATTGATAGAAACATAAACTATACAAATATATGTCTGTCTGGCTGTAAATTTTGTGCGTATTTTCGGGCCCCAGGAGACCCAGAAGGTTACATTCTGAGCGATGAAGAACTCAAAAAAAAGATTGAAGAGACCCTAGCCTTAGGGGGGACACAGATCTTACTTCAAGGGGGGCTACATCCCGAACTATCAATTGAATATTATGAGAGGCTGTTTAGCTTTATAAAGGAAAACTTTTCTATTCACATCCATGCGCTCAGTCCTCCTGAGGTAATCCACATCTCTAAACTTTCAGGCCTTTCCATTGAAGACGTATTAAGGCGTCTTAAGGCAAGTGGCCTTGATTCCATACCTGGTGGTGGCGCTGAAATCCTCGTAGATAGCGTAAGGGCTATTATATCGCCTAATAAGGCCAGTTCTCATGAATGGCTTTTAGTCATGGAAAAGGCCCATGAGCTCGGTATGCGTACCACAGCGACTATGATGTTTGGCCATGTAGAGACCAAGGCTCAACGTATTGAGCACCTGTCTAAACTCCGGGCCCTCCAGGACAGGACTCAGGGTTTTACAGCCTTTATTCCATGGCCTTTCCAACCCCGAAATACAGCGCTTTCTGTTCCGCCCTCAACTGGGGATGACTATCTAAGGACCCTTGCTGTTTCCAGAATATTTCTTGATAACTTTCAAAATATCCAGGCCTCATGGGTTACCCAAGGCCCTAAGGTTGCTCAAATCGCATTGTTTTTTGGTGCAAACGACTTTGGCAGCACCATGATAGAAGAAAATGTGGTGGCAGCAACCGGCGTATCTCATAGACTATCTGAAAGAGAAATAAGAAGACTCATAAATGAAGCTGGATTTACCCCCAAACAGAGGCTCATGGACTATACCTTAGTGAAAAAGGACCTTTTAGAATGA
- a CDS encoding amidohydrolase family protein, giving the protein MKTTPVVLHSAPWIIPISQKPIRDGAVAIFEGKIIDVGPAKDLRIRFPGHKEVPHPEAVLMPALVNAHCHLELSPLKWRLTPSGSFSAWINALIKARENISPEEWIPAIEKAIDELVSGGAIIIGDVGNTGLVPSMMHEAQNNWPVRGIHFLEIIQPEEATGEQNPQFNIDFHKEAESIFAVNCPMPVTLSAHAVHTVEEKTLMEIKHRNNLSGLPFTLHVAESPEEMEYLQNGSGPMIDLLKSRGRDLKRLRIPGKGPISYLHELGLLDKNSLLVHCVHVTDGDLDVIQATGANVCLCPRSNTFLGVGTPPASKMFEKGINCALGTDSLASNDKLDLFAEMTALSRLAPNCPPSQIIRTATLGGAMALGLESQFGSIESGKNSPILALSGSNIPSSPQEVEESIIWGGSKEAFEIEVLW; this is encoded by the coding sequence ATGAAAACTACTCCTGTTGTCCTACATAGTGCTCCATGGATAATTCCCATCAGTCAAAAGCCCATTAGGGATGGGGCAGTAGCTATATTTGAAGGCAAGATAATAGACGTCGGCCCTGCAAAGGACTTAAGAATTCGGTTTCCAGGCCATAAGGAAGTACCTCATCCCGAGGCCGTCCTCATGCCAGCATTAGTAAATGCTCACTGCCATTTAGAACTCTCCCCTCTAAAATGGAGATTGACACCCTCTGGATCCTTTTCTGCCTGGATCAATGCCCTCATAAAGGCAAGAGAAAATATCTCTCCAGAGGAATGGATTCCAGCCATAGAAAAGGCAATAGATGAATTAGTTAGTGGGGGGGCAATCATTATTGGAGACGTTGGCAACACTGGACTGGTCCCGTCCATGATGCATGAAGCCCAAAATAACTGGCCTGTTAGGGGAATACATTTCTTGGAAATAATACAACCAGAAGAAGCCACTGGTGAACAGAATCCCCAATTTAATATTGATTTTCACAAAGAAGCGGAATCAATTTTTGCAGTTAATTGTCCCATGCCTGTGACACTTTCTGCTCATGCAGTACACACAGTAGAAGAAAAGACACTTATGGAGATAAAACATAGAAATAATTTGAGTGGTCTTCCCTTTACTCTGCATGTTGCAGAATCACCAGAGGAAATGGAATATCTCCAAAACGGAAGCGGCCCCATGATTGATTTACTCAAATCCCGTGGCCGCGACTTAAAAAGGCTACGTATTCCTGGCAAAGGCCCCATCAGTTATTTACACGAATTAGGGTTACTTGACAAAAATTCTCTACTTGTCCACTGCGTTCATGTAACCGATGGAGATCTCGATGTAATTCAGGCTACAGGAGCAAACGTGTGCCTATGCCCCAGAAGCAATACTTTTTTAGGGGTGGGGACGCCCCCTGCAAGTAAAATGTTTGAAAAGGGAATCAACTGCGCCCTTGGCACTGACAGCCTTGCAAGTAATGACAAGCTAGATCTTTTTGCAGAAATGACTGCACTTTCCCGACTTGCCCCTAATTGCCCACCATCTCAAATCATCAGAACCGCCACTTTGGGAGGGGCCATGGCCCTTGGTCTGGAATCTCAATTTGGTTCTATTGAGTCTGGGAAAAATTCTCCTATACTTGCCCTTTCTGGCTCTAACATCCCATCCTCCCCTCAGGAAGTCGAAGAGAGCATCATATGGGGAGGATCGAAAGAGGCCTTTGAGATCGAGGTCCTCTGGTAA
- a CDS encoding menaquinone biosynthetic enzyme MqnA/MqnD family protein — MLLKVGIVNFINTAPFYLPWRGIGDPPQWKVVEGPPSLLNQLLNQGKIQAGLVSSFEYGQNYRKYLLLRDISISATGTVKSVLLLSPVPIEDIRNISITITPKTATSVMLLRIILSSFYGLKFNKDFSFSRGTIEDAKRKNSPYLAIGDEALRLLTQQFSNDITTSSTSDCAIPSVEPEGPLDNCLPNFKYVYDLAEIWMRETGLPFVFAVLALDRHAVLENPEAYKELYNHIQACLNIGEKDIETISKKVAPRIPMTPGHCLSYLRGIEFDFDNRKREGLLLYFKFLKDLNVLDKMPELNFL; from the coding sequence ATGTTATTAAAGGTTGGAATCGTAAATTTCATAAACACTGCTCCCTTCTACCTACCATGGAGGGGAATTGGTGATCCCCCACAATGGAAAGTGGTTGAAGGCCCACCTTCCCTCTTAAATCAGTTATTAAACCAAGGAAAGATCCAGGCAGGTCTTGTATCTTCCTTTGAATATGGCCAAAATTACAGAAAATATCTTCTGTTGAGGGATATTTCAATCAGCGCCACTGGTACTGTAAAAAGCGTCCTATTATTGAGTCCAGTCCCCATTGAAGATATAAGAAACATTAGCATTACCATTACCCCTAAAACGGCTACTTCTGTAATGCTACTAAGGATTATTCTCTCAAGCTTTTATGGGCTCAAATTCAACAAAGACTTTTCATTTTCAAGGGGAACTATAGAAGATGCAAAGAGGAAAAATAGCCCCTACCTAGCGATTGGCGACGAGGCCCTTAGACTATTGACGCAGCAATTTTCAAACGATATCACCACGTCATCCACAAGTGATTGTGCTATTCCATCCGTAGAACCAGAAGGGCCACTAGACAATTGCTTACCAAACTTCAAATATGTCTATGACCTTGCAGAGATCTGGATGAGGGAAACAGGCCTACCCTTTGTATTTGCCGTCCTTGCCTTAGATAGACATGCGGTCCTTGAAAATCCAGAGGCATATAAAGAACTCTATAATCACATCCAGGCATGCCTCAATATTGGGGAAAAAGATATAGAGACCATAAGTAAAAAAGTGGCTCCCAGGATCCCAATGACCCCAGGACATTGCCTTTCTTACCTAAGAGGGATCGAATTCGATTTTGACAACCGAAAGAGAGAGGGGCTCCTCCTATATTTCAAATTTTTAAAGGATCTTAACGTGTTAGATAAAATGCCTGAATTGAATTTTCTTTAG
- the gltX gene encoding glutamate--tRNA ligase: protein MSEVIVRFPPSPTGYLHIGGARTAIFNWLYAKKHNGKFILRIEDTDVERSTKESVEGILDGLKWLGLDWDEGPYFQSDFQEEHIETAKRLLNEGKAYKCFCTKEELERKRKQALQEKRSIGYDGTCRNLTEAEIREKEAMGLPYVIRFKVPKRSGRIGYDDQVLGRIEKDYSEIEDFVIVRSNGRPLYLLCNVVDDIRDGITHIIRGQDHMANTIRQILIYEALGKQPPVFAHMPLTLDPKKRKISKRTHGEVVSVQFYREKGFLPWALVNFLVLLGWHTPDNREIFSREELIEAFSLEGISKANSVFNFNPEDKEKQKKFFTDPKALSINAHYLRTIPVEELAEYVERELRNEGLWDESYAGDRREWFLGTIDLIRSRFHTLKDFVGAGRAYFSDEFEIDEKAWKKNIVKHPELKELLPELAQKLKTLEQWTLESTEEVVRDFCESKGVKPGIIINGIRTLITGQLKGPGIFDCMVAIGKDKVIERLESIENIN from the coding sequence ATGTCTGAAGTAATTGTAAGATTTCCGCCGAGTCCCACAGGCTATTTACACATTGGTGGGGCTAGAACCGCTATTTTTAATTGGCTATACGCAAAGAAACACAATGGAAAGTTCATTTTGAGGATAGAGGATACCGATGTTGAGCGTTCGACAAAAGAGTCTGTGGAAGGAATCCTCGATGGACTCAAGTGGCTTGGATTAGACTGGGATGAGGGGCCATATTTCCAAAGCGATTTTCAGGAAGAGCACATCGAGACCGCTAAAAGACTCCTGAATGAAGGGAAGGCCTATAAGTGCTTTTGTACTAAAGAGGAGTTAGAAAGAAAGAGGAAACAGGCATTACAGGAAAAGAGAAGTATCGGTTATGACGGGACGTGTCGGAATCTAACAGAGGCGGAAATAAGAGAAAAGGAGGCCATGGGGCTCCCTTATGTTATTCGCTTTAAGGTCCCGAAGCGTAGTGGTCGTATAGGCTATGATGATCAGGTCCTGGGTCGGATTGAAAAGGATTACTCTGAAATTGAGGATTTTGTCATTGTACGATCCAATGGTAGGCCTCTATATTTGCTTTGTAATGTTGTTGACGATATCAGGGACGGGATTACGCATATAATTCGTGGCCAAGACCATATGGCCAATACTATTCGTCAAATTCTTATTTATGAGGCCCTTGGAAAACAGCCTCCAGTCTTTGCTCATATGCCCCTTACCTTGGATCCAAAGAAGAGAAAGATCTCGAAGCGTACCCACGGAGAGGTAGTCAGCGTTCAATTTTATAGAGAAAAGGGGTTTCTGCCTTGGGCACTGGTAAATTTTTTGGTGTTACTTGGATGGCATACCCCTGATAACAGAGAGATTTTTTCTAGGGAAGAATTAATCGAGGCATTTTCATTAGAGGGCATAAGCAAGGCTAACTCCGTATTCAACTTTAATCCTGAGGATAAGGAGAAACAGAAGAAGTTTTTTACTGATCCCAAGGCCCTTTCCATAAATGCTCATTATTTAAGGACAATCCCCGTGGAGGAACTTGCTGAATATGTAGAGAGGGAATTGAGAAACGAAGGGCTCTGGGATGAATCATATGCAGGCGATCGGAGAGAGTGGTTCCTTGGAACTATTGATCTCATCAGGTCAAGGTTTCATACATTAAAGGACTTTGTTGGAGCTGGCCGAGCATATTTTTCCGATGAATTTGAGATAGATGAAAAGGCCTGGAAAAAGAACATTGTAAAACACCCTGAACTTAAGGAACTACTTCCTGAACTCGCCCAAAAACTGAAAACTCTGGAACAGTGGACCCTGGAGAGTACTGAAGAGGTAGTTAGGGATTTTTGTGAGTCCAAAGGAGTGAAACCGGGTATAATTATCAATGGAATCAGGACATTGATAACTGGGCAACTCAAAGGACCAGGCATTTTTGATTGTATGGTGGCAATTGGAAAAGATAAGGTCATTGAGCGCTTGGAATCAATCGAGAATATAAATTAG
- a CDS encoding glutamine--tRNA ligase/YqeY domain fusion protein: MKDKVPPNFIKDIIEHDLSTGKHKTVITRFPPEPNGYLHIGHAKSIVLNFGLAEEFGGRCHLRFDDTNPTKEEEEFVESIKEDVRWLGYDWGEHLYFASDYFERLYEYAVELIKRGKAYVCDLSPEEIRQYRGTLTEPGKESPYRNRSVEENLDLFERMRKGEFKEGERVLRAKIDMASGNINMRDPVLYRILHVPHHRTGDKWCIYPTYDFAHCLSDSIEGITHSICTLEFEDHRPLYDWILDELEVPCHPQQIEFARLNLSYTVMSKRKLKELVEKGFVDGWDDPRMPTISGLRRRGIPPSAIREFCKRIGVAKRDSVVDIALLEHCIREELNKTAPRVMGVLRPLKVVIENYPDGKTEELECINNPEDPDQGTRLVPFSKVIYIEETDFMEDPPKKFYRLAPGREVRLRYAYFIKCVDVIKDSSGKVVELRCIYDPETKGGNAPDGRKVKATLHWVSQAHAVDAEVRLYDRLFKDPNPDRGKGGPHFTEFLNPESLVVLKGCKLEPGLANAKVGERYQFERQGYFCLDSKDSRQDQLVFNRIVTLKDTWEKLRRRKNSS, from the coding sequence ATGAAAGATAAGGTGCCACCTAATTTTATAAAAGATATAATTGAGCATGATCTCTCAACTGGTAAACACAAGACAGTCATTACAAGATTTCCTCCTGAGCCAAATGGTTATTTACATATTGGCCATGCCAAGAGTATCGTGCTCAACTTTGGCCTAGCCGAGGAATTTGGCGGTAGGTGCCACCTAAGATTTGATGATACAAATCCTACTAAAGAGGAAGAGGAATTTGTTGAATCAATAAAAGAAGATGTGCGCTGGCTCGGCTATGATTGGGGAGAGCATCTTTATTTTGCATCTGACTATTTTGAAAGACTCTATGAATATGCAGTAGAACTCATAAAACGTGGAAAAGCATATGTATGTGATCTTAGTCCAGAGGAGATCAGACAATATAGAGGCACCCTCACTGAACCAGGAAAAGAAAGTCCATATAGAAACAGGAGTGTAGAAGAGAATTTAGATCTCTTTGAAAGGATGAGAAAAGGCGAATTTAAGGAAGGAGAAAGGGTGCTTAGGGCCAAGATCGATATGGCCTCAGGAAATATCAACATGAGGGATCCAGTACTTTATAGAATACTGCACGTCCCACATCACAGGACAGGTGACAAGTGGTGTATTTATCCTACTTATGATTTTGCCCATTGCCTTTCAGATTCAATAGAGGGAATAACTCACTCAATATGTACTCTGGAATTTGAGGACCATAGACCCCTTTATGATTGGATACTGGATGAACTCGAGGTCCCTTGCCATCCTCAACAGATTGAGTTTGCGAGATTAAATCTAAGCTACACAGTAATGAGTAAAAGAAAGCTCAAGGAGCTCGTGGAGAAAGGCTTTGTGGATGGCTGGGATGATCCAAGGATGCCCACGATTTCAGGACTCAGGAGAAGAGGCATTCCCCCATCTGCCATCAGAGAATTTTGTAAGAGGATAGGGGTGGCCAAAAGGGATAGTGTCGTTGACATAGCCCTTCTCGAACACTGCATTAGAGAGGAACTTAACAAGACTGCACCTAGGGTAATGGGAGTCCTAAGACCACTAAAGGTGGTTATTGAAAATTATCCAGATGGAAAGACAGAAGAACTTGAATGTATAAACAATCCAGAAGACCCTGATCAGGGCACCAGGCTAGTGCCATTTTCTAAGGTTATCTACATCGAAGAGACAGATTTTATGGAAGATCCACCCAAGAAATTTTATAGGCTTGCTCCAGGTAGGGAAGTTAGACTTAGATATGCATATTTTATAAAGTGTGTTGACGTCATCAAAGATTCATCAGGTAAGGTTGTAGAGCTGAGATGTATTTATGACCCAGAGACTAAAGGTGGTAATGCCCCAGATGGCAGAAAGGTAAAGGCAACGCTCCACTGGGTCTCCCAGGCCCATGCTGTTGACGCAGAAGTAAGGCTATATGACAGGCTGTTTAAAGATCCAAATCCAGACAGGGGGAAAGGTGGGCCACACTTTACAGAGTTCTTAAATCCTGAATCACTGGTGGTTTTAAAAGGCTGTAAGCTTGAGCCAGGGCTTGCCAATGCCAAAGTTGGCGAACGTTATCAGTTTGAACGTCAGGGATATTTCTGCCTTGACTCGAAAGATTCACGGCAAGATCAATTGGTATTTAATAGAATTGTGACGCTAAAGGATACATGGGAAAAGTTAAGGCGCCGAAAAAATAGTTCCTAA
- a CDS encoding DUF6955 family protein, with amino-acid sequence MADYFIDVLLDENRMAKLKGTGLEDNIKYRFAGELKLVEVHVSEETKNKVLETFDTARTDSRNAITDVPVAFLRELFNQVAEKKSLGDDVVEAVLAKSDEIKELAAKESEFLPAPEID; translated from the coding sequence ATGGCAGATTATTTCATAGATGTCCTTCTGGATGAAAATCGTATGGCCAAGCTAAAGGGCACTGGCCTTGAAGATAATATCAAATACAGGTTTGCTGGCGAGCTCAAGCTCGTGGAGGTACACGTCTCTGAAGAGACCAAGAACAAAGTTCTCGAAACATTTGATACAGCAAGAACCGACTCAAGGAACGCTATCACCGATGTTCCTGTTGCCTTTTTGCGTGAGCTCTTCAACCAGGTGGCAGAGAAAAAGTCCCTTGGTGATGACGTAGTCGAAGCAGTTCTTGCAAAATCTGATGAAATTAAAGAGCTTGCTGCAAAGGAATCAGAGTTCCTGCCAGCTCCTGAAATTGATTAA